A window of Ruania suaedae contains these coding sequences:
- a CDS encoding carbohydrate ABC transporter permease, which translates to MGWVRRPDVPNPPIRSRRMSSLTRTPGRTRGPIARVTSWWRNGGPAALLFLLPLLICFGYFAWWPIIQGLLLSFQDTNLVLESTWVGLVNVERVLADPRLGTAVENTTRFALLSILIGFPLPVLLAVAISELRRARALAGILAYTPVIIPPVVSVLLWKIFYDPSSTGLFNDVLSRVGLGPVEWLQTTTTVIPAIVVQATWSSIGTATIIYLAALTSVRADLYEAAELDGARIFRRFWHITLPQLRPVMLLLLLLQLIGVFQIFTEPFVMTGGGPANASLTVLMLIFNYAFIDGDYGKAAALSLMLAVVLSALSAVYLAATRRWSQHS; encoded by the coding sequence GTGGGCTGGGTACGTCGACCCGACGTACCCAACCCACCGATCCGGAGTCGCCGTATGTCCAGCCTGACACGCACGCCTGGTCGCACCAGAGGGCCGATCGCGCGCGTCACCTCATGGTGGCGCAATGGCGGTCCGGCGGCTCTGCTGTTCCTGCTCCCGCTGCTGATCTGTTTCGGCTACTTCGCATGGTGGCCCATCATCCAGGGGCTCCTGCTCTCGTTCCAGGACACCAACTTGGTGCTGGAGTCGACCTGGGTGGGTCTGGTGAACGTCGAGCGCGTCCTGGCCGATCCTCGCCTGGGTACCGCTGTGGAGAACACGACCCGGTTCGCGTTGCTGTCGATCCTCATCGGCTTCCCGCTACCCGTCCTGCTCGCGGTAGCGATCAGCGAGCTGCGCCGAGCCAGAGCCCTGGCCGGCATCCTGGCCTACACGCCGGTCATCATCCCACCGGTCGTCAGCGTGCTGCTCTGGAAGATCTTCTACGACCCGTCCTCGACCGGCCTGTTCAACGATGTGTTGTCCCGCGTGGGGTTGGGCCCGGTCGAATGGCTCCAGACCACCACCACCGTGATCCCCGCCATCGTCGTCCAGGCAACCTGGTCCAGCATCGGCACCGCGACGATCATCTATCTCGCCGCCCTCACCAGCGTCCGTGCTGATCTCTACGAGGCCGCTGAGCTCGATGGCGCGCGCATTTTTCGGCGCTTCTGGCACATCACCCTGCCACAACTGCGCCCCGTCATGCTGTTGCTGCTTCTCCTTCAACTCATCGGGGTCTTCCAGATCTTCACCGAGCCCTTCGTCATGACGGGGGGCGGACCGGCGAATGCGTCGCTGACCGTGCTCATGCTCATCTTCAACTACGCGTTCATCGACGGCGACTACGGCAAGGCTGCAGCGCTCAGCCTCATGCTCGCGGTTGTGCTCTCCGCCTTGTCAGCCGTCTACCTCGCCGCCACTCGCCGATGGAGCCAACACTCATGA
- a CDS encoding ABC transporter substrate-binding protein translates to MGSRLTKQRVAAAGLALGLLALTACSGSSTGGGSSTGESDEVTITVGNQPDDNQPEQLELFNAQLEAFRELHPNITIEAEITKFDPQTFNAQLSGGTLPTTMTVPFTHVGSLIEQGAALDLTDHIDDDEIFSSLNPALNTISQDTEGSRYGITVQAYTFGLIYNRDLYEQVGLDPDSPPTTWDGVRENARLISDELGATGFTIATTGNTGGWTLTAMSYSNGDTIQELDGDQATATIASPGVETSLQFLRDLRWEDESFGSNVLLETADLNTAFAAGDIGQYAGGADVYRNLVTTFEADPESIGIGPLPQSPDGLGTLGGGSVSIVNPTATEAEAAAALEWVKYSYLQKYSDEDAAVADAEAAIASGVPVGLPQVPLFDEAGNEQYLSWIEDSINVNRDNYTVYLDSISALPVVAEPAVAAGSTYGLLSTVVQDVLTDPDVQAAEALAAAESEGQALIDAES, encoded by the coding sequence ATGGGTTCCAGGTTGACGAAGCAGCGGGTGGCAGCGGCAGGTTTGGCTCTAGGGTTGCTCGCCCTCACCGCATGCTCCGGGTCGTCGACGGGGGGTGGATCCTCGACCGGCGAGTCCGACGAGGTGACGATCACCGTGGGCAACCAGCCCGACGACAACCAGCCCGAACAGCTCGAGCTCTTCAACGCACAGCTCGAGGCGTTCCGGGAGTTGCACCCGAACATCACGATCGAGGCCGAGATCACCAAGTTTGATCCGCAGACGTTCAACGCCCAGCTCAGCGGAGGCACCTTGCCGACGACGATGACAGTGCCCTTCACGCACGTAGGGTCACTCATCGAGCAGGGTGCCGCACTCGACCTCACGGACCACATCGACGACGACGAGATATTCAGTTCCCTCAACCCGGCCCTGAACACGATCTCGCAGGACACCGAGGGCAGTCGCTACGGCATCACGGTCCAGGCCTACACCTTCGGCCTGATCTACAACCGGGACCTCTATGAGCAGGTTGGGCTCGACCCGGACTCTCCCCCGACCACCTGGGACGGGGTTCGCGAGAACGCCCGACTGATCTCTGACGAGCTCGGCGCGACCGGCTTCACCATCGCGACCACGGGCAACACCGGTGGGTGGACGCTGACCGCGATGTCCTACTCCAACGGAGACACGATCCAAGAGCTCGACGGTGACCAGGCCACCGCCACCATCGCCAGCCCGGGAGTGGAGACCAGCCTGCAGTTCCTGCGCGATCTGCGGTGGGAGGACGAGTCCTTCGGCTCGAATGTGCTCCTAGAGACGGCGGACCTGAACACCGCCTTCGCGGCCGGCGACATCGGGCAGTACGCGGGCGGTGCCGATGTCTACCGGAACCTGGTGACGACGTTCGAGGCCGACCCCGAGAGCATCGGCATCGGCCCGTTGCCGCAGAGTCCGGACGGACTGGGCACACTCGGCGGCGGATCGGTGAGCATCGTCAACCCGACCGCGACCGAGGCGGAGGCCGCGGCCGCTCTGGAGTGGGTCAAGTACTCCTACCTGCAGAAGTACAGCGACGAGGACGCCGCGGTTGCCGACGCCGAGGCAGCCATCGCCTCCGGTGTCCCCGTCGGGCTTCCCCAGGTGCCGCTCTTCGACGAGGCCGGCAACGAGCAGTACCTGTCCTGGATCGAGGACAGCATCAACGTCAACCGGGACAACTACACGGTCTATCTCGACAGCATCAGTGCCCTCCCGGTGGTGGCTGAGCCCGCCGTGGCCGCCGGGTCGACCTATGGACTCCTGTCGACCGTCGTGCAGGATGTGCTGACCGACCCCGACGTCCAGGCAGCGGAGGCGCTGGCGGCAGCCGAGTCGGAAGGACAGGCATTGATCGACGCCGAGTCCTGA
- a CDS encoding carbohydrate ABC transporter permease yields the protein MTTAPVAAPSRLSGPRPRPKPMHRRARLMARRLPVWLLVAVLLLVMLYPQFWMIMGSFKTQTEFFANPTWALPEQFNLDNYIDAFTRGNVGINYRNSILVTLPSVALIVLAGLSAGYALEIMIFKGRRQILLFVMGGIMVPGQMILVPLFTVYFQLGITDSLLPMILTYTAMGIPLTTFLMAAYFRAIPREIFEAATVDGCGPLRSFFVIAIPLMKNSMLTIGLIQFFSVFNDLLIALTFTTRPDLATIQVGLLSLSDQYGSTQYGALFAAISINIIVLLIVFVFLNKKIMAGLAAGSVKG from the coding sequence ATGACCACCGCACCTGTTGCCGCCCCGTCCCGGCTCTCCGGCCCCCGGCCCCGGCCGAAGCCGATGCACCGCCGCGCTCGCCTGATGGCGCGCCGCTTGCCCGTCTGGCTCCTGGTCGCCGTCCTGCTGCTGGTGATGCTCTACCCGCAGTTCTGGATGATCATGGGGTCGTTCAAGACCCAGACGGAGTTCTTCGCGAACCCCACCTGGGCACTGCCCGAGCAGTTCAACCTCGACAACTACATCGATGCCTTCACCCGCGGCAACGTCGGCATCAACTACCGCAACTCGATCCTGGTAACGCTGCCCTCGGTGGCCCTGATCGTGCTGGCGGGGCTCTCCGCCGGGTACGCCCTGGAGATCATGATCTTCAAGGGCCGCCGCCAGATCCTGCTGTTCGTGATGGGCGGGATCATGGTGCCCGGGCAGATGATCCTGGTGCCGCTGTTCACCGTGTACTTCCAGCTCGGCATCACCGACAGCCTGCTGCCGATGATCCTGACCTACACCGCGATGGGCATCCCGCTGACGACGTTCCTGATGGCGGCCTACTTCCGGGCCATCCCGAGGGAGATCTTCGAGGCGGCCACGGTGGACGGTTGCGGGCCGTTGCGTTCGTTCTTCGTGATCGCGATCCCGTTGATGAAGAACTCGATGCTGACGATCGGCCTCATCCAGTTCTTCAGCGTCTTCAACGATCTCCTCATCGCGCTGACGTTCACCACCCGGCCTGATCTGGCGACCATCCAGGTCGGTCTGCTGAGCCTGTCCGACCAGTACGGCTCCACCCAGTACGGGGCGCTGTTCGCCGCCATCAGCATCAACATCATCGTGCTGCTGATCGTGTTCGTCTTCCTCAACAAGAAGATCATGGCCGGTCTGGCGGCCGGATCGGTGAAGGGCTGA
- a CDS encoding carbohydrate ABC transporter permease, translating into MSLLTRANRVMPRRSLRHKGHEAERSIISPLDRRRPATRAGLGVMSTLLLSSLLLVAGGPLLWLAKSAFSTTQDIIADPFTWWPSGIQWTNLADAWSRANFDTYFLNTVWIAVGSWAFSLIVAVCGGYSLSVLRPSYGKYVNVGVLATLFIPGVISLVPLYITVLDLPLVHINLLNTYWAVWLPAAASAFNVLLVTRFFDGLPRDIFDAAKIDGAGAFGVFWLIVIPLSQPIIATVSLLSIMAAWKEFLWPFLVLPSRDLQPLSVGLYRAVEVFPLNLQIAGMFISVIVPLIVFMLFQRQFLKGVGQSGALKG; encoded by the coding sequence ATGAGCCTGCTCACGCGCGCCAACCGGGTCATGCCCCGCCGATCCCTGCGGCACAAGGGCCACGAGGCGGAGCGCAGCATCATCTCGCCCCTGGATCGCCGCCGCCCCGCGACGCGGGCGGGCCTCGGCGTCATGTCGACGCTGCTTCTCAGCTCGCTGCTGCTGGTCGCGGGCGGGCCGCTGCTCTGGTTGGCGAAGAGTGCATTCTCGACCACCCAGGACATCATCGCCGATCCCTTCACATGGTGGCCCAGCGGCATCCAGTGGACCAATCTCGCCGACGCCTGGTCGCGCGCAAACTTCGACACGTACTTCCTCAACACGGTGTGGATCGCCGTCGGGAGCTGGGCGTTCAGTCTGATCGTGGCGGTCTGCGGTGGGTACAGCCTGTCGGTGCTCCGACCGAGCTATGGCAAGTACGTCAACGTAGGTGTGCTCGCCACCTTGTTCATCCCCGGCGTCATCTCCTTGGTCCCGCTCTACATCACCGTGCTGGACCTTCCGCTAGTGCACATCAACCTGCTGAACACCTATTGGGCCGTGTGGTTGCCTGCGGCCGCCAGCGCGTTCAACGTGCTGCTGGTGACGCGATTCTTCGACGGCCTGCCCAGAGACATCTTCGACGCGGCCAAGATCGACGGTGCGGGGGCGTTCGGCGTGTTCTGGCTCATCGTGATCCCGCTGTCCCAACCGATCATCGCCACCGTGTCGCTGCTGTCGATCATGGCGGCGTGGAAGGAGTTCCTGTGGCCCTTCCTGGTACTCCCCTCACGGGATCTCCAACCGCTGTCCGTGGGCCTGTACCGGGCGGTCGAGGTTTTCCCGCTCAACCTCCAGATCGCCGGGATGTTCATCTCGGTGATCGTGCCGTTGATCGTGTTCATGCTGTTCCAACGTCAGTTCCTCAAGGGTGTCGGCCAGAGCGGTGCCCTCAAGGGCTAG
- a CDS encoding IclR family transcriptional regulator, with protein MGTQSVERALLLLEAFTDQAPEHRISELVAFSGLGQSTVSRLVGALDALGFLERDARSGLYRVGHRAVALGALALNSSPIYTAARQVAQNVAAQTGLGVNVALQEGAELFYVCHFEGAAAPKNYDMAGRTGYLHATGLGKCLLSDQDEDDVRALLGTSYAACTPRTITTLDALTEELRTIRGRGYATEHEELAFGRSCIAAPIRDRSQQIVAAVSISGPLTAINLAEREAELAGKVIETADSISGSLGFLGSVAASQPPMGRFTEATSSG; from the coding sequence ATGGGGACGCAGAGCGTCGAGCGTGCGCTGCTGCTGCTGGAGGCGTTCACCGACCAGGCGCCCGAGCACCGGATCTCCGAGCTCGTCGCGTTCTCGGGCCTGGGTCAGTCGACCGTCTCGCGCCTTGTCGGCGCCCTCGATGCCCTGGGTTTCCTGGAGCGCGATGCTCGCTCCGGGTTATACCGCGTGGGGCACCGAGCCGTCGCGCTGGGTGCGCTGGCACTGAACAGCTCACCGATCTACACCGCCGCCCGGCAGGTCGCGCAGAACGTGGCGGCACAGACGGGCCTGGGGGTGAACGTCGCGCTCCAGGAGGGGGCGGAACTGTTCTACGTGTGTCACTTCGAGGGAGCTGCGGCCCCGAAGAACTACGACATGGCCGGCCGCACCGGGTACCTGCACGCCACCGGCCTCGGCAAGTGCCTGCTCAGCGACCAGGACGAGGACGACGTCAGGGCCCTTCTCGGCACCAGCTACGCCGCCTGCACGCCAAGGACGATCACCACGCTCGACGCACTGACCGAGGAGCTACGCACGATTCGGGGTCGGGGTTACGCAACCGAGCACGAAGAACTAGCGTTCGGGCGCTCCTGCATCGCCGCGCCGATCCGCGATCGGTCCCAGCAGATCGTCGCGGCCGTCTCCATCTCGGGTCCGCTGACGGCGATCAACCTTGCCGAGCGCGAAGCCGAGCTGGCCGGGAAGGTCATCGAGACGGCCGACTCGATCTCCGGCTCTCTGGGCTTTCTCGGCTCGGTAGCGGCGTCTCAGCCGCCGATGGGACGCTTCACTGAGGCGACGAGCAGCGGCTGA